TGCTTTTCAGGATTGTACGAAAGATCTTTATCTAGATTTAGAGGTTTCCCTTTACCAGGTAAATTATCAAAAGACCCTTTCTTTTCTGCTTCTTTCACGATAGAACTAATATGGTCCTCATACGTAAAGGTCCAAACATTCTCATCTTTTACTAAAATCTCTTGCTTTTTTAGTTTTTTATCTAGTTCTTCTTGATTCATAGAATCTCTCCCCTTTATATTTTATAGTAGCGTTTTTGTACGTTTCAATGCTTTCAACCCATCAAATAACTTTTCTCGCCACCAAACACCGTCATGACCGCCTTGAAACTCTTCATAAGTTTTGGTATTCCTTTTCTTTTAAAGCTTTATACAGACGTCTATTAGCCGTTAAAAGAGGTTTGTTTTCAAGTTCTCCTGCTGCTATATAAAAATGAGGTTGCGTCGCATTTGAATCTATAGATGAAATTTGATTTTCAATCCAAGGAATTTTATTTTCATACCCATCCTTTTTCCAATGTACGGATCCAGACATTGACAACACGTTCCCGAAAATGTGTGGATTTTGAAGCGCTGCATAACAAGCTGCTAAGCCACCAAGACTGAAACCGGCAATTGTTGTATGTTTTGCTTCTTGATGCACACGATACTTCGCCTGAATCCACGAAAGTAATTCCTCGGTTAAAAATGCATTCATTTTATCGTTATAAGTTAGCTCTTCTAGCCGATTAACTGGATCTATAGCAACAGCAATACACGTTGGAATTTCTTTTTCGTAAATTAAATAATTAAGTGTTTTTGCGATTGAAAGGTTATTAATGAACGAATTCCCATCAAATACAATGAGAAGTTCTTGAAGATGTGAAGTGTGAGAATAATCGTGAGGCGTATAAATATGAATTTTACGTGTGTTATTTAAAATTGTGCTATGAAATGAATATGTTTCAATTTTCCCGGATGGATAATGATTTGAAGGAAAACGACTGCTATATTGCACCTACATTCTTATGTTTAACAAAGACGCTTTATTGGTACCTTCTCCAAATGTATTTCCATTAAATTGGTCCATTTCGTACTGTTCACTACGCTTTATCCAATCATTTTCGAAAACATCGTTTACTGAAAAATAGTACGTTGAAATAAAACTCTTATCCGTCCTAAACGTTGCATACCAAATATCTGTCTGTAACAATCGTTTTAATTGATTTACAGACAGATCCCAACCAGAAAAACTGCCGAATATATAAACGTTTTCAGTGTTTAGGTCCCCTAACCAAATATACGTTATAAGCTTATACTGACTTTCTACAGGACATTGTTCTATTAGTGGCGTATGATTCGACTTTATTTCATGCAAAAAAAGTATACAAAGCTTTCTCGTTTCCATTCTTTAATTGACTATTAAGCTCCTCTAACTTAGGACTAATTATTGAAGTCACCCATCTTCCTCCTTTGTATTTCTTTTCAATATATAGCTTTTATAAAGTTTAGGATTAGGATGTTATGTATGGAGATGAGTTATTTATTAGAAAGTTTATCAATTGCCTGAATAGAAAGTTCCAACGCTTTTATCCGTCTTGTTAAAAGTGTTCTTTGAGGACTTCCAGCTTTAGACTTGTCATAGGCTTTCTCTATTGATGGGAGCAAACCAGCAAGGATATTACGAGCTTCTGGTAGCTCTTCATGACTATACTGATGATTCTCTTGATTCCAAATATTTTCTAGTACTGCTAACCCTATGCAAACTGCTTTAAGTCGTTTTTTTACTAATGTAGTATTCGCACCTTTTTGAGTCATTTGTAATAGTGCATTTTCAAGTTTACGAATTGTTGATTGTAAAGATTTTATTGATTCCAATTTATCTATATTTGATACATTTTCCATGTTAATGTTGTCCCTCCTGTCTTAATTTCACTCGAAATATTTTAACATAAATAACTAACGATATTCGAGTAGGACAATGCATTAAAGGAAAACCATTGCTAAACGCTTCTCCTCCCTTACTGTATTCTATATGTACTTCTTTCTGCACTTTAAAATCCCTATATAAACAAGGTATTAAAATTGTATTTTTTATGAACAAAAAAACGCACAAGTAGCATAACTTGTACGTTTATATTTTTATTCAGTAAGATAATATAGTAATAGTTTTTATGTCTTCTCATAATTCATGAAATCCCTATACAAAATGGGATACTTCACAATTTCTGTTTCTATAGAACGATATTGCGGAAACCATTCAAAAAACGATTTCCTTAGCCCCTTTATTTGTTGAAACGTAATATTCTGTTCGTTTCCATTTAGTACAGAATTTAAAGTACCTGCTGTATGCATCCAATAATGATTAAAATCAGCATTTATACAGTCATCTTCGGTAAATTGACTTTTTAAGTCTCGCTGCAATTTTGCTGAAGCACGATACGGAAACGGTTTTTGTAGCGGACTATACATTTTCTGCAATTCATTAAAAATATCCTTTTTACCTAATAGCAACTTTCCACCCCTTTACTTCTCTATCCAACTTAATAATTTTTCATAATGATATTGAGCATCTTTATAGCCAAGATTATATAGGTTAACAAGTTTCTCTTTATTTCTTTCTATTCCGCTTATAGGAAGCTGTACGCTAGGCTGAATGACATAAAAGTTGTCTTTTTGTTCTATTCGATTCATATAAGATATCGTCTCATTATAAAAACAATAATGTTCTACTAAAGACTCTGCGATATTCGGATATTTTCTATATAAAATTTTAGCTAGTCCAGAAAACTTATTTGGCTGCTTCTCATATCCTACTGGCTTTGTCATAATTACGACGTTCTTTTGATAACCATCAGTTTGCGCTTTTAAAACCGGTATAGGATCTATAATCCCTCCATCTAGCAATTTTCGATTATCATATTCTACAACAGGTGCTATAAAGGGGACCGAGCTTGATGCACGAATGATCTTTAAAATATCATTACCGTGTTCTATTTTATTGTAATAAACTGCTTTTCCTGAATCACAATCCGTCGTGCC
This Bacillus paramycoides DNA region includes the following protein-coding sequences:
- a CDS encoding YxiJ-like family protein is translated as MLLGKKDIFNELQKMYSPLQKPFPYRASAKLQRDLKSQFTEDDCINADFNHYWMHTAGTLNSVLNGNEQNITFQQIKGLRKSFFEWFPQYRSIETEIVKYPILYRDFMNYEKT
- a CDS encoding patatin-like phospholipase family protein, which codes for MKNIGLVLEGGGMKGLYTAGVLEYFMEKNLYFPYVVGVSAGACMGATYLSRQKGRNKKVNTELVSDHRYISYRNLIRKRELFGMDFLFDEVPNKIVPFDFQTFLNSNEQFVIGTTDCDSGKAVYYNKIEHGNDILKIIRASSSVPFIAPVVEYDNRKLLDGGIIDPIPVLKAQTDGYQKNVVIMTKPVGYEKQPNKFSGLAKILYRKYPNIAESLVEHYCFYNETISYMNRIEQKDNFYVIQPSVQLPISGIERNKEKLVNLYNLGYKDAQYHYEKLLSWIEK